The following proteins come from a genomic window of Desmospora profundinema:
- a CDS encoding sugar phosphate nucleotidyltransferase, translating into MDAVIVTGGKGTRMAPYTQVLPKGLLPVGGQPTLEIIVKQLKYHGFRHITMLCGYLAPLIQTYFGDGSRWGVSIRYRVEKSPLGTVGPLKGMTCLTQPFLMMNCDVLTTLHMKDFHDFHRTGDSLLTIATQTKKVPVNLGVLETHEDLVTQFLEKPMYPALVNMGIYMMDPKIIDYIPDQTFFDMPDLIQVLLNAHKKVRHYHNDAFWMDIGRPGDFEEANQLYATIASQLLPVDSSNSVEMSQTCSKQPLKEGGT; encoded by the coding sequence CCCGTCGGGGGACAGCCGACATTGGAAATTATCGTGAAACAACTCAAGTATCACGGATTCCGACACATCACCATGTTGTGTGGTTATCTAGCTCCCCTGATTCAAACTTATTTTGGAGATGGAAGCCGCTGGGGGGTATCCATTCGGTACCGAGTGGAAAAGAGTCCCCTGGGAACAGTCGGACCCCTGAAGGGGATGACCTGCCTCACGCAACCCTTTCTCATGATGAATTGTGACGTGCTCACGACCCTTCATATGAAAGATTTCCATGATTTTCACCGGACTGGGGACAGTTTGCTGACCATTGCCACACAAACCAAAAAGGTCCCGGTTAACCTGGGAGTGTTAGAGACACACGAAGACCTCGTAACCCAATTTCTTGAAAAACCCATGTATCCGGCTTTGGTCAACATGGGCATCTACATGATGGACCCCAAAATTATCGACTACATCCCCGACCAAACCTTTTTCGACATGCCGGATTTAATCCAGGTTCTCCTGAATGCTCATAAAAAAGTGCGCCATTATCACAATGACGCCTTCTGGATGGATATCGGCCGGCCCGGAGACTTTGAAGAAGCCAACCAACTGTATGCCACCATAGCCTCACAACTGCTGCCCGTTGATTCATCGAATTCGGTGGAAATGTCCCAAACATGCTCCAAACAGCCATTAAAGGAGGGCGGGACGTGA